In the Cydia fagiglandana chromosome 5, ilCydFagi1.1, whole genome shotgun sequence genome, one interval contains:
- the LOC134664262 gene encoding uncharacterized protein LOC134664262: MKTAICLVFLLVAAAAASEKKTTEKKAEPLDKKLDKRGLLNLGYGYGISGLDIGHIGSSHGIGGAYNFIDEGAIAQHGYGIPLGEHTDVTRTITLVKGVPVAYPVDRPVPYPVEKHVPYPVKVPVPQPYEVVKHVPVHVKEYVKVPVHVPAPYPVEKKVPYPVHVPVDRPYPVKVLVPQPYPVEKHIPYPVKVPVPQPYPVEKHVPYPVEVKVPVPQPYPVVKHVGVPVKVPVDRPYPVHVPAPYPVEKPVPVAVPVEKPVAYPVHVPVDRPYPVPVEKPYPVPVKVPVPEPYPVYKHVPYAVERPFAYPVKVPVDRPYPVHVEKHIPIAVEKPYPVPVKVPVYLNNEHYDHSHSHLNYGGSYYEH; the protein is encoded by the exons ATGAAAACAGCG ATCTGTTTAGTTTTCCTGCTGGTAGCAGCAGCTGCTGCCAGTGAGAAGAAGACTACAGAGAAAAAGGCAGAGCCTTTGGACAAGAAGTTGGACAAACGTGGTCTCCTGAACCTCGGCTACGGATACGGCATCAGCGGCCTTGATATCGGCCACATCGGCAGCTCTCACGGCATCGGTGGCGCTTACAACTTCATCGACGAAGGCGCCATCGCCCAACACGGCTACGGTATCCCTCTCGGTGAACACACCGATGTGACCAGGACCATCACTCTGGTCAAGGGTGTACCCGTCGCCTACCCGGTCGATAGACCCGTGCCATATCCCGTTGAGAAGCACGTGCCATACCCCGTCAAGGTCCCCGTCCCCCAGCCGTACGAGGTCGTCAAACACGTGCCAGTTCACGTGAAGGAGTACGTCAAGGTCCCAGTCCACGTCCCCGCTCCGTACCCGGTAGAGAAGAAGGTGCCCTACCCCGTCCACGTGCCCGTCGACAGGCCCTACCCCGTCAAGGTGTTGGTGCCTCAGCCCTACCCCGTCGAGAAGCACATCCCATACCCGGTCAAGGTGCCCGTGCCGCAACCCTACCCCGTGGAGAAACACGTGCCATACCCCGTTGAAGTTAAAGTACCAGTGCCCCAGCCCTACCCAGTCGTGAAGCACGTCGGCGTCCCCGTTAAAGTGCCAGTCGACAGGCCTTACCCCGTGCACGTACCTGCCCCTTACCCCGTAGAGAAGCCCGTGCCAGTAGCTGTTCCCGTTGAGAAGCCCGTCGCCTACCCCGTGCACGTTCCCGTCGACAGGCCTTACCCCGTCCCAGTCGAGAAGCCTTACCCCGTGCCCGTGAAGGTGCCCGTCCCTGAGCCTTACCCAGTGTACAAGCACGTCCCGTACGCGGTCGAGAGGCCCTTCGCCTACCCCGTCAAGGTCCCCGTCGACAGGCCCTATCCCGTGCACGTTGAGAAGCACATCCCCATCGCTGTGGAGAAGCCCTACCCCGTGCCCGTGAAGGTGCCCGTATACCTCAACAACGAACACTACGACCATTCCCACAGTCACCTCAACTACGGAGGCTCATACTACGAGCACTAA